CGACGACCGCGCCGGACAGAGCGCGCCGGCCGTCGTAACCGGGCGTCGTCCCAGGCACTGCCAGCGCTCGTACCGATAACTTATCGCCGACGAGCGAGTCGCCATCCTGGCAGTACTCGCCGGGCGCAACATCGATCCAGCGGTGCGGAGGCGATGCGAACGGAGCGAAGGCCGGCTGCGCAGTAGCGACCTCGCGCACGACTTCGCTGGAGCGAACGATGAAGCCGTGCGCACCACGCTGGCGCAGAACTGCCAGACCGCCGATGTGATCGACGTTCGCATCGGTAAGCAACATTTCGAGTACCGGCGTGGCGCGCGGCGGGGATGGATGCAGTGCGGGAAAGCTCTCGATCTGGATCGCAACGTCGGGTGAAACGTTGAGCAAGAGCCAGCGTTTGCCGTCCGCGCTTATCGCTAGACTCGATTGCGTCCGGTGCGGTGCACGACCGCTGCGGGCGTTGCTGCAGTTAGCGCAGGCGCAGTTCCACTGCGGCACGCCGCCACCCGCGGCCGACCCTAAAACACGAACGATCACGCCCGGCGCGGTACGGGCGCGGCTTCTCCGGCGTCTTCGCGTAGCGCGGCGACGAGCGAATGATGCGGGCTCAACGAACAAGCGGGGTCGGTGGCGCCGGCATCCCCGGTGAGCAGGAAGGCCTGACATCGGCATCCGCCCCAATCCATTTCGCGCCGCTCGCACGAGCGGCAAGGTTCGCGCATCCAACCGGTGCCACGATAACGTTCGAACGCTTCCGAGTCGCTCCAAATCTCCGGTAACCGACGCTCGCGAACGTTTTCGAAATGCAGGCTGGTTATCGCGCCGGCCGCGGGACACGGTAAGACGTCGCCATTGGGCGCGACCGTCAAGAACTGGTTTGCCCAACCGTTCATGCACGGCTTTGGGAATTCACCGAAGTAATCGGGGAGCACGTAGACGATTTCCATCCGTCCCCGCAGCCGTTCGCGCGCCGCCGCGACGATCGATTCGCCGCGACGGACCTGGTCGAGAGACGGCATCAGCGCGCTGCGGTTGCGATAGGCCCAGCCGTAAAACTGAACGTTGGCAAGCTCCAAGCGCTCGACGCGCAGCTCCTCCGCGAGTTCGATCGTCTCGGTCAGCGAATCGTGGTTGCCGCGATGCAGGACGCAGTTCAGGGTGAGCGCCACGTCACGTTCGCGAACGCGCCGCAGCGTGTCGAGCTTCTTTTCGTGAACGCAGGCGCCGGCGATGCGGTCGGCAAGCTCCGCTTGGGGCGCTTGAATGCTGATTTGAATATGATCGAGGCCATTGCCGAGGAGTTCGTCGAGCAGCACATCGTTGAGAAACGTGCCTTGCGTGATCAAATTGGTATAAAGTCCGGCGCGCGAAGCCGCATCGACGAGTACCGGAAGATCGCGGCGCAAGGTTGGCTCCCCGCCGGAGAAGTGCGCTTGCACAACGCCGAGATCGGCGGCATCGCTTACCACAGCGCACCATTGATCAGTCGAGAGTTCGTCGCGATACGACGCAAGCGCGACGGGATTATAGCAATATGGGCACTGCAAATTGCAGCGATACGTCAGCTCGCAGAGCAACGATAGCGGTTTACCCATCCGCGTCTGCTTCTCGAAGGACGAATCGTCGTTCCGACAGGCGGTCAAAAAGGCCGCCGAGGTCCTCGCGAGCGCGCGCTGGTTCGACCTCGAAGCGCTCGACGACGGCGTCGACGATTTGCGCCAGCGTTCGTTTTCCGTCGACGAGCTCGAGGGCGACCGCCGCCACGCGATTGAGCGTCAGCGCGCCCTCAGGCACGAGGAGCATGACCGTCCCCTCACGATCGCGATGAAGCTTGACGCCTTTGCCGAGCTTGGGTTGGCATTCGGCGTTCATTTGAAGACGCCGCAGGCGAGGGCAGTCGAATCGAGGATCGACCAGAGAACATCACACTTGAAACGCAGTGCCGCAACGCAACGATCTTCGATTTCCGGCGTCGTGGCTTCTTTGAGAACCCACGTCAAAGCCGCATCGCCATCGCGTCGCGCCAACGGAATACGTCGTTCGAAGTATTCGAGGCCGGCCGGATCGATCCACGGATATTTTTCGAGGATGGCCG
This Candidatus Eremiobacterota bacterium DNA region includes the following protein-coding sequences:
- a CDS encoding pyrroloquinoline quinone biosynthesis protein PqqB — its product is MIVRVLGSAAGGGVPQWNCACANCSNARSGRAPHRTQSSLAISADGKRWLLLNVSPDVAIQIESFPALHPSPPRATPVLEMLLTDANVDHIGGLAVLRQRGAHGFIVRSSEVVREVATAQPAFAPFASPPHRWIDVAPGEYCQDGDSLVGDKLSVRALAVPGTTPGYDGRRALSGAVVAYEISERGSEKRLLFAPVFSAIDDVLRAAIGRATVAFLDATFYDDDELSAAGLLEKRASRLGHQPLGGANGTLEQLRGATARIVFTHVNNSNPILDTTSEAYASVREFGAEVAYDGMELTL
- the pqqE gene encoding pyrroloquinoline quinone biosynthesis protein PqqE gives rise to the protein MGKPLSLLCELTYRCNLQCPYCYNPVALASYRDELSTDQWCAVVSDAADLGVVQAHFSGGEPTLRRDLPVLVDAASRAGLYTNLITQGTFLNDVLLDELLGNGLDHIQISIQAPQAELADRIAGACVHEKKLDTLRRVRERDVALTLNCVLHRGNHDSLTETIELAEELRVERLELANVQFYGWAYRNRSALMPSLDQVRRGESIVAAARERLRGRMEIVYVLPDYFGEFPKPCMNGWANQFLTVAPNGDVLPCPAAGAITSLHFENVRERRLPEIWSDSEAFERYRGTGWMREPCRSCERREMDWGGCRCQAFLLTGDAGATDPACSLSPHHSLVAALREDAGEAAPVPRRA
- the pqqD gene encoding pyrroloquinoline quinone biosynthesis peptide chaperone PqqD encodes the protein MNAECQPKLGKGVKLHRDREGTVMLLVPEGALTLNRVAAVALELVDGKRTLAQIVDAVVERFEVEPARAREDLGGLFDRLSERRFVLREADADG